The following coding sequences lie in one Trichoderma breve strain T069 chromosome 1, whole genome shotgun sequence genomic window:
- a CDS encoding ABC transporter domain-containing protein: protein MIRHRSYNATACGDGFFGPAVWADGCRGGFDFTLSFEESILSTLPAALFLLLSIPRAFYLLRTPDKAKRRSAYTPKLIASSAYAGIQVGALAIVASSRLINTRFSLAAAILNLIAACCIVLLSHIEHVKSIRPSFLLTSYLFTSLLFDAARLRTEWLLSVNVAYAAVLSTSTALKLALLVLENVEKRRILVDSSKEPSTESTSGPFNRGFFIWLNSLLISGWATVLTMHDLPAIYEKLSSEKLAVIFTKRWDKVTRDGRKASLFLNTVWILKLEIAGIALPRLATVALTIAQPFLVSQALRFLAMPKDDHSDNIGYGLIGAFALVFVGSAILTAWYEHLTFRVGAMIRGGLIGLIYRKMLRLSASELSESSAVTLMGNDIETLAERANALLIEGWANTLTVGIAVYMLYAQLGAVCVAPIVMAIVSIVLCWFIGKVLVKRQTVYQKATQARINFTSEVLGSIKAVKMLGYTERFTDLLEDKRDQDLNVGKHYRQMIVWANTVGNANVSLTQAATFGAYAIVAKLSDNQSFSASQAITALSILNVMINPLSFLLGNISSAYAAFGCFKRIQEFLLLNERVDSREICAQPGLSTKSEEAGSQRSSIELRTLDRDNEKAQSGSLTMIVGPIGSGKSSLLKAILGETSSTGGKVSLSTPSIAFCDQTPWVMNATIRDNIVAESGHFEDKWFDTVVEACDLTQDFSRLPEGIATVVGDKGVKLSGGQKQRLAIARAIYARKPVAIFDDVFSALDKATERIVFARVFSKDGLLRRSGATVILATHSVHLLPSSDHIIALGQDGQVIEQGTFAKLQESGKYVQSLDVTDPHSDSDSETASKKDTEEIEKSIESIEEEEVEQEMVEQGSVSSDRSTFKYYFGAMRPLSLAVGGAYVVGQAFSSTFRSVWLTWWGDGRGRSSNDVGYWLSIFTVMAVIEAVLISLAIMHFLIILGPAVSKKFHSRILNAVMKAPMSFLSNSETGSLINRFSQDLRLVDIDLPVALAIFLFDISTCIGVTGLAVGAVGYFAASLPFVIIVLLMIQRFYVRTSKQLRILEIEHKAPLYSHFLESINGLATIRAFGWTVPYSHKNLSLLDNAQKPSYLLNCIQRWLTLVLDLVVAVLTVLLVVFAVVLRGKLNPSLLGVALVNMMSLGLNLKGIILAWSQLETSLGAVTRIKTFEETTPSELFPEENYTPPEEWPAQGSLEFVNLSVQYDSTSHPVLQNISIAIKPSQKLGLVGRSGSGKSSLIQALFRMANTPAGQILLDGQDIARVPKPLIRQKLSCLTQDPFLFTNTIRFNADPLGVHSDDAIVSALQRAAIWDVITSKIDADKNPLDEKMDENFFSHGQRQLFCLGRALLKKSSILILDEPTSNIDNQTDAQIQAVIKSEFKDRTVIMIAHRLDSLLDFDTIAVLEDGALAEIGAPEELLLKGGAFSKLYASDKTNKRRSSDEISRE from the exons ATGATTCGCCACCGGTCTTACAACGCCACGGCgtgtggtgatggcttcttcggcCCGGCGGTTTGGGCCGATGGCTGTCGAGGTGGCTTCGACTTTACAC TGTCGTTTGAAGAGAGCATCTTGTCCACGCTCCCCGCTGCTCTGTTTCTCCTATTATCCATTCCACGAGCCTTCTACCTCCTACGAACTCCCGACAAGGCGAAGCGGCGATCAGCTTATACACCAAAACTA ATCGCGTCAAGTGCATATGCAGGTATCCAGGTCGGCGCCCTTGCCATCGTCGCCTCTTCACGACTCATCAACACCAGATTttccctcgccgccgccattcTCAACCTCATCGCCGCGTGCTGCATCGTTCTCCTCTCGCACATCGAACACGTCAAATCAATACGCCCATCTTTCCTCCTTACCTCGTATCTCTTCACGTCACTTCTTTTCGACGCTGCTCGGTTACGAACAGAATGGCTCCTGTCTGTGAATGTCGCGTATGCGGCAGTGCTATCTACTTCAACCGCTCTCAAGCTGGCTTTGCTAGTGCTGGAAAATGtcgagaagaggaggatctTGGTAGACTCGAGCAAGGAACCGTCAACGGAGAGCACCAGCGGTCCGTTTAACcgcggcttcttcatctggctCAACTCGCTGCTTATTTCTGGCTGGGCTACCGTTTTGACAATGCACGACCTTCCCGCTATTTACGAGAAACTCTCTTctgagaagctggctgtTATTTTCACAAAGAGATGGGATAAGG TCACCCGCGATGGACGAAAGGCATCCCTCTTTCTCAACACTGTCTGGATCCTCAAGCTCGAAATCGCTGGCATTGCTCTTCCTCGATTGGCTACGGTTGCCTTGACAATTGCGCAGCCCTTCCTCGTGTCCCAAGCGCTTCGATTTCTCGCCATGCCCAAGGACGATCACTCTGACAACATCGGCTACGGATTGATTGGTGCCTTTGCTCTCGTCTTTGTTGGATCAGCT ATCTTGACGGCGTGGTACGAACACCTCACCTTTCGAGTTGGCGCCATGATTCGAGGAGGCTTGATTGGCCTGATTTACCGCAAGATGTTGAGGCTCTCGGCAAGCGAACTGAGTGAATCTTCAGCTGTTACGCTTATGGGCAACGACATTGAGACTCTAGCCGAGCGAGCAAACGCCTTGCTGATCGAAGGCTGGGCTAATACACTTACCGTCGGTATCGCCGTCTACATGTTGTACGCACAGCTGGGCGCTGTCTGTGTTGCTCCCATCGTTATGGCTATAGTATCAATCGTCTTGTGCTGGTTTATTGGAAAAGTCTTGGTCAAACGCCAGACAGTTTACCAGAAAGCAACACAGGCCCGCATCAACTTTACCTCTGAAGTGCTCGGCTCTATTAAAGCCGTCAAGATGCTTGGATATACTGAGCGTTTCACTGACCTTCTTGAAGACAAACGTGACCAAGATTTGAACGTTGGCAAACACTACCGACAAATGATTGTGTGGGCCAACACCGTCG GAAACGCAAACGTCAGTCTTACCCAGGCTGCTACCTTTGGCGCCTACGCCATCGTCGCCAAACTCAGTGACAACCAGTCCTTCTCCGCATCACAGGCCATCACGGCGCTTTCTATCCTCAACGTCATGATCAACCCCCtcagcttcctcctcggcaACATTTCGTCCGCTTATGCTGCATTTGGGTGTTTTAAGCGTATCCAGGAGTTTCTACTGCTTAACGAAAGAGTTGATAGCCGTGAGATTTGCGCACAACCGGGACTTTCAACAAAGAGCGAAGAAGCCGGGTCACAAAGAAGCAGTATTGAACTTCGCACGCTTGATCGCGATAACGAAAAAG CACAATCGGGATCCCTCACCATGATTGTTGGTCCAATTGGTTCGGGAAAGTCAAGTTTGCTCAAGGCCATTCTTGGAGAAACATCCTCGACCGGCGGAAAAGTCTCGTTATCGACGCCCAGTATTGCTTTCTGCGACCAGACTCCTTGGGTGATGAATGCGACAATCCGGGACAATATTGTGGCTGAATCTGGGCACTTTGAGGACAAATGGTTCGATACGGTTGTAGAAGCTTGTGACTTGACTCAGGACTTTAGTCGGCTGCCAGAAGGAATTGCGACAGTTGTTGGAGACAAAGGAGTGAAGCTCAGCGGAGGCCAGAAGCAACGACTT GCAATTGCCCGTGCCATATACGCTCGAAAGCCGGTAGCCATCTTTGACGACGTCTTTAGTGCTCTGGATAAGGCAACGGAGCGTATCGTATTTGCTCGTGTATTcagcaaagatggcctcCTCCGACGCAGTGGCGCAACAGTGATTCTTGCCACACACTCTG TTCATCTTCTGCCCAGTTCCGACCACATCATCGCCCTAGGACAAGACGGCCAAGTCATCGAGCAAGGAACTTTCGCAAAGCTTCAGGAGAGCGGCAAATACGTTCAGAGCCTCGACGTCACAGATCCTCATTccgacagcgacagcgaaaCTGCTTCTAAAAAGGACACcgaagagattgaaaagaGCATTGAGAGcatcgaggaagaagaagtagagcaAGAAATGGTAGAGCAAGGGTCAGTTTCAAGTGACCGCAGCACTTTCAAGTACTACTTTGGCGCGATGCGACCCCTTAGTTTGGCTGTTGGTGGTGCATACGTGGTCGGGCAGGCATTTTCGTCGACTTTCAGAT CTGTTTGGCTTACATGGTGGGGTGACGGTCGAGGACGCTCAAGTAACGATGTCGGATACTGGTTGAGCATCTTTACAGTCATGGCCGTCATAGAAGCTGTGCTTATTTCTCTGGCAATCAT GCATTTTTTGATTATCCTTGGACCAGCAGTCAGCAAAAAATTCCACAGCAGAATCTTGAACGCAGTCATGAA GGCTCCCATGTCGTTTCTTTCTAATTCTGAAACTGGTTCACTCATCAACAG ATTCAGTCAAGACTTGCGTCTGGTAGACATTGACCTTCCTGTCgccctcgccatcttccttTTTG ATATATCAACTTGTATCGGTGTAACAGGGCTGGCAGTTGGAGCCGTCGGCTATTTCGCCGCATCCCTGCCCtttgtcatcatcgtcctcctcatGATCCAACGCTTCTACGTCCGAACATCTAAGCAACTCCGTATTCTAGA GATCGAGCACAAGGCACCGCTATACTCCCACTTCCTCGAATCCATCAACGGCCTCGCAACAATCCGCGCCTTTGGCTGGACTGTCCCCTACTCGCACAAAAACCTGTCCCTTCTCGACAATGCACAAAAGCCTTCTTATCTTCTCAACTGTATCCAGCGATGGCTCACCCTCGTACTCGATCTCGTGGTCGCAGTCCTCACCGTTCTGCTTGTTGTCTTCGCCGTCGTCCTGAGGGGAAAGCTTAACCCATCCCTCCTTGGTGTTGCGCTCGTCAACATGATGAGCCTGGGTCTCAATCTCAAGGGCATTATCCTCGCGTGGTCTCAGCTGGAAACATCGCTCGGAGCTGTTACTCGTATCAAGACCTTTGAAGAAACTACCCCTTCAGAGCTGTTCCCCGAAGAAAACTACACGCCCCCTGAGGAATGGCCTGCTCAAGGCTCTCTCGAATTCGTCAATCTATCCGTACAATACGA ctcAACATCCCACCCCGTCCTCCAAAAtatctccatcgccatcaagcCCAGTCAAAAGCTCGGCCTCGTTGgccgcagcggcagcggcaaaaGCTCCCTCATCCAAGCCCTCTTCCGCATGGCCAACACCCCCGCCGGCCAGATCCTCCTCGACGGCCAGGACATCGCCAGGGTCCCCAAGCCCCTCATCCGCCAGAAGCTCAGCTGTCTCACCCAAGATCCTTTCCTCTTCACAAACACGATCCGGTTCAACGCCGATCCCCTTGGCGTTCACTCCGACGATGCTATTGTTAGCGCTCTGCAGCGAGCTGCTATCTGGGATGTCATCACTTCTAAAATCGACGCGGATAAAAATCCTCTTGacgagaagatggacgagaaTTTCTTCTCTCACGGACAGAGACAGCTGTTTTGTCTTGGAAGAGCActtctgaagaagagcagcatcctcatcctcgatGAACCAACGAGCAA TATCGACAACCAAACCGACGCCCAAATCCAAGCTGTCATCAAATCAGAGTTCAAAGACCGCACAGTCATCATGATTGCGCATCGTCTCGACTCATTACTCGATTTCGACACAATCGCCGTTCTCGAAGACGGAGCGCTGGCGGAGATTGGCGCCCCTGAGGAACTGCTCTTGAAGGGCGGTGCTTTCTCGAAGCTTTACGCTTCCGATAAAACAAACAAGAGGAGGAGTTCAGACGAAATTTCACGAGAATAA
- a CDS encoding d-isomer specific 2-hydroxyacid dehydrogenase, NAD binding domain-containing protein: MVSFRPLSRSVSLASRATLVSSTPSIASRQFSSRAAGLANSSKLGSFTKPRLMPSSIRTLTTAREKVKVLLVLYDGGKHAQEVPALLGTTENELGIRKWLEDQGHTLVTTSDKEGENSKFDQELVDAEVIITTPFHPGYLTAERLAKAKNLKIAITAGIGSDHVDLVAANKTNGGITVAEVTGSNVVSVAEHVVMTILVLLRNFVPAHEQVASGKWDVAAVAKQEYDLEGKVVGTVAVGRIGERVLRRLKPFGCKELLYFDYQGLKPEVEAEIGCRRVDTLEEMLAQCDVVTINCPLHEKTKGLFNKELISKMKKGSYLVNTARGAIVVKEDVAEALRTGHLAGYGGDVWFPQPAPGDHPLRTAVNPFGFGNAMTPHMSGTSLDAQKRYADGTKAILESYLTGKHDYRPEDLIVYNGDWATRSYGQRDKINTVKQ, translated from the exons ATGGTATCTTTCCGCCCCCTTTCTCGTTCAGTATCACTCGCCTCGCGAGCTACCCTCGTCTCTTCAACCCCTTCTATTGCTTCCCGTCAATTCTCCTCGCGCGCAGCTGGCCTGGCCAACTCCTCCAAGCTGGGCTCCTTCACCAAGCCACGCCTCATGCCGTCATCAATCCGCACGCTGACAACCGCCCGCGAAAAGGTCAAAgttctcctcgtcctctaCGACGGTGGCAAGCACGCCCAGGAA GTCCCTGCCCTTCTCGGAACGACTGAGAATGAGCTCGGCATCCGCAAGTGGCTCGAGGACCAGGGCCACACTCTGGTCACCACCTCCGACAAGGAGGGCGAAAACTCCAAGTTCGACCAGGAGCTGGTCGACGCcgaagtcatcatcaccacccc CTTCCACCCCGGTTACCTGACCGCTGAGCGtctggccaaggccaagaacctCAAGATTGCCATCACCGCTGGTATCGGCTCCGACCACGTCGACCTCGTCGCCGCCAACAAGaccaacggcggcatcacCGTCGCCGAGGTCACCGGCTCCAACGTCGTCTCCGTCGCCGAGCACGTCGTCATGaccatcctcgtcctcctccgCAACTTCGTGCCCGCCCACGAGCAGGTCGCCAGCGGCAAGTGGgacgtcgccgccgtcgccaagCAGGAGTACGACCTCGAGGGCAAGGTTGTTGGTACTGTCGCCGTCGGCCGTATCGGTGAGCGTGTCCTGCGCCGCCTCAAGCCCTTTGGCTGCAAGGAGCTGCTGTACTTTGACTACCAGGGCCTCAAGCCCGaggtcgaggccgagatTGGCTGCCGCCGCGTCGACACCCTCGAGGAGATGCTCGCCCAGTGCGAcgtcgtcaccatcaactGCCCGCTGCACGAGAAGACAAAGGGTCTCTTCAACAAGGAGCTCatcagcaagatgaagaagggctcCTACCTCGTCAACACCGCCCGTggcgccatcgtcgtcaaggAGGATGTTGCTGAGGCTCTCCGCACCGGCCACCTCGCCGGCTACGGTGGTGATGTCTGGTTCCCCCAGCCCGCCCCCGGCGACCACCCTCTCCGCACCGCCGTCAACCccttcggcttcggcaacgCCATGACCCCCCACATGTCCGGAACTTCTCTGGATGCCCAGAAGCGATATGCTGATGGCACCAAGGCTATCCTCGAGAGCTACCTCACGGGCAAGCACGACTACCGCCCTGAGGATCTGATTGTCTACAACGGTGACTGGGCTACCCGCTCTTACGGTCAGCGTGACAAGATCAACACCGTCAAGCAGTAG
- a CDS encoding major facilitator superfamily domain-containing protein gives MSDLELDTETPADAPLLEESERQHEPIPAEDEAPPRILKAARWQVKTPKTAVRMYAFLEFLIVASGMMLMVPVYRLIEDTVCHVYYQDDSLDLIDEMKCKKDEIQAQMAYLLGWLGLFHSILSLLTTFPFGLLADKIGRKPTMMLAYGGMTLSPISGPLLLGVAQHALRKNPYLLMTGSLFLLIGGGIPVVLAMLFAMAADVSSEKDKAASFLQLTFGATAGGLAGPLLTGFLMEKYGPWIPVIASCASFPVILLLFCFIPETLQVDRTKKMSDNDVSIKQQIVTNLADLKDALGLLKNPSIPLVLLTFLFQAARFTAYTSTIVQYVSTHFGWRLAETTFLLSPFGLLNLTVLAVLPKISDILMSPRFGYTSFNKDLFLTRTSTILLFVGAMIEGFSHNIFFFVIGLFVETFGAAASPLARATITHYVEPEFVSRLYALVSTSEIIGSFIAGPVLAWCFDQGMKRKGIWIGLPWFYIALLSLLTWIGLIFVRPPPAKKISAEQDGEEEPMNPHED, from the exons ATGTCGGACCTCGAGCTGGACACTGAGACTCCTGCGGATGCACCGCTCCTAGAGGAAAGCGAGCGCCAGCATGAGCCAATTCCcgctgaggatgaggcgcCGCCTCGAATCCTCAAGGCAGCTCGCTGGCAGGTGAAGACGCCAAAGACGGCAGTCAGGATGTATGCCTTTTTGGAGTTTTTGATTGTTGCCAGCGgcatgatgttgatggtgcCCGTCTACCGCCTGATCGAAGACACTGTCTGCCACGTCTACTATCAAGACGACTCGCTGGATCTGATTGACGAGATGAAGTGCAAAAAGGATGAGATCCAGGCTCAGATGGCATATCTGCTTGGGTGGCTGGGGCTTTTCCACTCCATCCTGA GTTTACTCACTACGTTTCCTTTTGGCTTACTCGCTGACAAGATTGGCCGCAAGCCGACGATGATGCTTGCCTACGGAGGCATGACCTTGTCGCCCATCTCTGgcccgctgctgcttggagTTGCCCAGCATGCCCTCCGCAAGAATCCTTACCTGCTCATGACCGGCTCGCTATTTCTGTTGATCGGTGGCGGAATCCCGGTTGTGCTAGCTATGCTCTTTGCAATGGCTGCTGATGTTAGTTCTGAGAAGGACAA AGCTGCCAGTTTCCTTCAACTTACGTTTGGTGCCACGGCTGGTGGCCTCGCCGGCCCTCTCCTCACTGGATTCTTGATGGAAAAGTACGGCCCCTGGATACCCGTGATAGCCTCTTGCGCTAGTTTCCCTGTCATCTTACTGCTATTTTGCTTCATTCCCGAGACACTTCAGGTGGACagaacgaagaagatgagcgaCAATGACGTGTCCATTAAGCAGCAAATAGTCACAAACTTGGCCGACCTCAAAGACGCCCTGGGCTTATTGAAGAACCCAAGCATCCCCCTAGTTCTCCTTACGTTTCTATTTCAGGCCGCACGATTTACAGCGTACACGAGCACAATTGTCCAATACGTTAGCACGCACTTCGGATGGCGACTTGCGGAGACCACCTTCTTACTATCTCCCTTTGGACTTCTCAATCTGACTGTGTTGGCCGTTCTGCCCAAGATTTCTGACATTCTCATGTCGCCCCGATTCGGCTACACTTCCTTTAACAAGGATTTGTTTCTTACTCGAACCTCTACAATTTTACTCTTTGTTGGCGCAATGATTGAGGGTTTCAGccacaacatcttcttcttcgtcattggCCTTTTCGTCGAGACCTTTGGAGCAGCCGCCAGTCCATTGGCCCGAGCCACCATAACACATTATGTCGAGCCTGAATTTGTGTCCCGCCTCTATGCTCTGGTTAGCACAAGCGAGATTATCGGTTCTTTTATCGCCGGCCCGGTGCTGGCGTGGTGTTTCGACCAgggaatgaagaggaagggCATTTGGATTGGGTTGCCCTGGTTTTACATTGCGCTGTTGTCCCTGCTTACTTGGATTGGACTCATCTTTGTGCGGCCCCCGCCGGCAAAGAAGATTTCAGCCGAGCAagatggggaagaggagCCGATGAATCCTCATGAAGACTAG